A stretch of Arctopsyche grandis isolate Sample6627 chromosome 9, ASM5162203v2, whole genome shotgun sequence DNA encodes these proteins:
- the LOC143917130 gene encoding cuticle protein-like — MAFKFLIFAAVVAVARAGILAGPAYAAGPAYSAGPAYAAAPAYAAAPAYAAAPLAYSAPVAKIAAPLAYAAPVAKIAAPLAYAAPVAKIAAPVAYAAGPAYAAGPAYAKVATVDADYDPNPQYSYSYDIQDHLTGDSKSQSEVREGDVVKGSYSVVDPDGVKRTVEYTADPHNGFNAVVHREPIGHAVKAIAAAPVAYAAPVAKYAAAPVAYAAPVAKYAAAPVAYAAPVAKFAAAPVAYAAPVAKFAAPLAYAAPVAKIAAPVAYSAPSYYH; from the exons ATGGCTTTCAAG tTCTTGATCTTTGCCGCTGTCGTGGCTGTAGCCCGAGCTGGCATCCTTGCTGGACCAGCATATGCTGCTGGACCAGCCTACTCTGCTGGACCAGCTTATGCTGCCGCCCCAGCTTATGCTGCTGCCCCAGCTTATGCTGCCGCTCCATTGGCCTACTCTGCCCCAGTTGCTAAGATTGCCGCCCCTCTTGCTTATGCCGCCCCCGTTGCCAAGATCGCCGCCCCTCTCGCTTACGCCGCCCCAGTAGCCAAAATCGCCGCCCCAGTCGCCTACGCCGCTGGACCCGCTTATGCCGCTGGACCCGCCTACGCCAAAGTAGCCACCGTAGATGCCGACTACGACCCCAACCCACAATACAGCTACTCCTACGACATCCAAGACCACCTCACCGGAGACTCCAAGAGCCAATCTGAAGTACGTGAAGGAGACGTAGTCAAGGGATCTTACTCTGTTGTCGACCCTGATGGCGTCAAGCGTACCGTCGAATACACCGCTGATCCCCACAATGGTTTCAATGCCGTAGTCCACCGTGAACCCATCGGTCATGCCGTCAAAGCCATCGCTGCTGCTCCAGTAGCTTATGCTGCCCCAGTTGCCAAATATGCTGCTGCTCCAGTCGCCTATGCTGCCCCAGTTGCCAAATATGCTGCTGCCCCAGTCGCCTATGCTGCCCCAGTTGCCAAATTCGCTGCTGCCCCAGTCGCCTATGCCGCCCCTGTTGCCAAGTTTGCCGCCCCTCTTGCCTATGCCGCCCCAGTTGCCAAGATCGCCGCCCCAGTTGCCTACAGCGCCCCATCCTACTACCACTAa
- the LOC143917138 gene encoding LOW QUALITY PROTEIN: larval cuticle protein A2B-like (The sequence of the model RefSeq protein was modified relative to this genomic sequence to represent the inferred CDS: substituted 1 base at 1 genomic stop codon) gives MIILNLFXLQFFVLAAVVAVASAGLIAQPAYQTGYAGYSGYAQPAYSAYAPAVAKIAAPVAYAKVASIDADYDPNPQYSYGYDVQDHLTGDSKSQHETRSGDVVQGSYSVVDPDGTKRTVDYTADPHNGFNAVVRREPLAVKVAAPITKVISPLAYAAPVAKIAAPLAYGAPSYYH, from the exons atgataatattaaa CCTTTTCTAATTACAGTTCTTCGTCTTGGCTGCCGTAGTAGCCGTAGCTAGCGCTGGACTCATCGCCCAGCCTGCTTACCAAACCGGATATGCCGGATATTCCGGATATGCCCAACCTGCCTACTCCGCCTACGCCCCAGCCGTAGCCAAGATCGCCGCTCCAGTAGCCTACGCCAAGGTAGCCTCCATCGATGCTGACTACGACCCCAACCCACAATACAGCTACGGATATGATGTCCAAGACCACCTCACCGGAGACTCCAAGAGccaacacgaaactcgctccgGAGATGTAGTCCAAGGATCTTACTCCGTCGTAGACCCCGATGGCACCAAGAGGACCGTAGACTACACCGCTGATCCCCACAATGGATTCAATGCCGTAGTCCGTCGTGAACCTTTGGCCGTCAAAGTAGCCGCCCCAATCACTAAAGTCATCTCCCCCCTCGCCTATGCCGCCCCCGTTGCCAAGATCGCCGCCCCCCTCGCCTATGGCGCCCCATCTTATTACCATTAA
- the LOC143917129 gene encoding cuticle protein-like yields the protein MAFKFLTFAAVVAVARAGIIAQPAYAAYSSPLAYAPVAKIAAPLAYAAPIAKIAAPVAYASPIVKSIDADYDPNPQYSFAYDVQDHLTGDSKSQHETRSGDVVHGSYSLVDPDGTKRTVDYTADPHNGFNAVVSKEPLAVKVAAPVAYAAPIAKIAAPVAYSSPISYAAPIAKISAPVAYSSPISYAAPIAKFAAPVAYSSPISYAAPITKIASPLAYSSPISYASPIAKIASPLAYSSPISYASPITKIASPLAYSSPISYASPIAKIAAPVAYSAPAYYH from the exons ATGGCTTTCAAG TTTTTGACCTTCGCCGCAGTAGTAGCCGTAGCTCGTGCTGGCATCATTGCCCAGCCCGCCTACGCTGCTTACTCATCTCCCTTGGCCTACGCTCCAGTAGCCAAGATCGCTGCTCCATTGGCCTACGCCGCCCCAATCGCCAAGATTGCCGCCCCAGTAGCCTATGCCAGCCCAATTGTGAAATCCATCGATGCTGACTACGACCCCAACCCACAATACAGCTTCGCCTACGATGTCCAAGACCACCTCACCGGAGACTCCAAGAGccaacacgaaactcgctccgGAGATGTAGTCCATGGATCTTACTCCCTCGTAGACCCCGATGGCACCAAGCGTACTGTCGATTACACCGCTGATCCTCACAACGGATTCAACGCCGTCGTGAGCAAAGAACCCTTGGCCGTTAAAGTAGCTGCCCCAGTTGCCTATGCTGCCCCAATTGCCAAGATCGCCGCCCCAGTAGCCTACTCTTCTCCCATCTCTTATGCTGCCCCAATCGCCAAGATCTCAGCTCCAGTAGCCTACTCTTCTCCTATCTCTTATGCTGCCCCAATTGCCAAGTTCGCAGCTCCAGTAGCCTACTCTTCTCCCATCTCTTATGCTGCCCCAATCACCAAGATCGCCTCCCCATTGGCCTACTCTTCTCCCATCTCTTATGCTTCCCCAATTGCCAAGATCGCCTCCCCATTGGCCTACTCTTCTCCCATCTCTTATGCTTCCCCAATCACCAAGATCGCCTCCCCATTGGCCTACTCTTCTCCCATCTCTTATGCTTCCCCAATTGCCAAAATCGCCGCCCCAGTCGCCTACAGCGCTCCCGCCTATtatcattaa